One Edaphobacter flagellatus genomic region harbors:
- a CDS encoding MBL fold metallo-hydrolase: MDLVEAEAEQAESFLRPAVQVERRYLNPVPTKVGGWSTLWKALPLYFRNKEEKFPKTPLGPFRTDARIYETPVASGLRVTWMGHSSLLIEIDGARVLTDPVWDERASPMRWAGPKRFFAAPLALKEMPRLDVVLVSHDHYDHLGESTIRTLARMESMRGVEWVTSLGVGEILEQYGVHRTKITELGWTESFTVASKGLEITSLPSRHFSGRSMFNRFETLWSSFVLQGPRHKVYFGADSGWWEGFKEIGAAHGPFDLTMLEIGAFNELWKDIHMGPDGAAQAFEDLGGTGLLMPIHWGLFDLALHGWKQPMERMLALAEEKGIALWSPQPGSPTEVVPGASLRSDWWR, translated from the coding sequence ACGAAGGTGGGTGGATGGAGCACGCTGTGGAAGGCGCTTCCGCTGTACTTCAGGAATAAGGAAGAGAAGTTTCCGAAGACGCCGCTGGGGCCGTTTCGGACGGATGCGCGCATCTACGAGACGCCCGTGGCGAGCGGGCTGCGTGTGACGTGGATGGGACATTCGTCGCTGCTGATTGAGATCGATGGTGCGCGTGTGCTGACGGACCCGGTGTGGGATGAGCGGGCGAGTCCGATGCGGTGGGCGGGGCCGAAGCGGTTCTTTGCTGCTCCGCTGGCGTTGAAGGAGATGCCGCGGCTGGATGTGGTGCTGGTGTCGCACGATCACTACGATCATCTGGGCGAATCGACGATACGGACGCTGGCGCGGATGGAGTCGATGCGCGGCGTGGAGTGGGTGACGTCGCTGGGCGTGGGAGAGATTCTGGAACAGTATGGCGTGCATCGCACGAAGATCACGGAGCTGGGTTGGACGGAGAGCTTCACGGTAGCGAGCAAGGGGCTCGAGATTACTTCGCTGCCTTCGCGGCACTTCTCGGGGAGAAGTATGTTCAACCGGTTTGAGACGTTGTGGTCGTCGTTTGTGTTGCAGGGGCCGCGTCACAAGGTGTACTTCGGTGCGGATTCGGGCTGGTGGGAAGGCTTTAAAGAGATTGGCGCGGCGCATGGGCCGTTCGATTTGACGATGCTGGAGATCGGCGCATTCAACGAGCTGTGGAAGGACATCCACATGGGGCCGGATGGCGCGGCGCAGGCGTTTGAGGATCTCGGCGGGACGGGGCTGCTGATGCCGATTCACTGGGGGCTATTCGACCTGGCGCTGCATGGATGGAAGCAGCCGATGGAGCGGATGCTGGCGCTGGCGGAGGAGAAGGGAATTGCGCTGTGGTCGCCGCAGCCAGGCTCTCCGACCGAGGTGGTGCCTGGTGCATCCTTGCGTTCGGACTGGTGGCGGTAA
- a CDS encoding DNA-3-methyladenine glycosylase I, with the protein MKEKVRCSWAGSDPLYRAYHDEEWGVPQHDSRALWEMLMLEGFQAGLSWITILRKRDAFRKVFHNFDPVKVSRMTERDVERLLQNPEIIRSRAKIEAAIGGAKAYLKMQQEGEDLAQFVWKMAGGKPIINRTGQVPAKTPLSEEMSKALKKRGFKFVGPVIVYAWLQATGVVDDHAPDCFKRKAR; encoded by the coding sequence ATGAAAGAAAAAGTTCGTTGCAGCTGGGCGGGAAGCGATCCTTTATACCGCGCTTACCACGATGAGGAGTGGGGTGTGCCGCAGCATGACAGCCGCGCTCTGTGGGAGATGCTGATGCTTGAGGGATTCCAGGCCGGGCTCTCGTGGATCACGATCCTGCGCAAGCGCGATGCGTTTCGCAAGGTATTTCACAACTTCGACCCAGTGAAGGTTTCGCGGATGACCGAGCGCGACGTGGAACGCCTGCTCCAGAATCCGGAGATCATTCGATCGCGCGCGAAGATCGAAGCAGCCATCGGCGGCGCGAAAGCTTATCTGAAGATGCAGCAGGAGGGAGAAGACCTGGCGCAGTTTGTCTGGAAGATGGCAGGCGGTAAGCCGATTATCAACAGGACCGGACAGGTTCCGGCAAAAACGCCTCTCTCCGAAGAGATGTCGAAGGCGCTTAAGAAACGCGGATTCAAGTTCGTTGGGCCGGTGATCGTCTATGCCTGGCTACAGGCGACTGGTGTGGTTGACGATCATGCTCCCGATTGCTTCAAGAGGAAGGCACGGTAG
- a CDS encoding M24 family metallopeptidase: protein MNFGARKRRTAAATKAAGLDGILITHLPDVRYLCGFTGSNAALAMAGGTAVLFTDGRYTAQAKAEAVGTRVVIANKPVVAAACEWLVEKSVKRCGFDALHTTVAALESMHKAVPTKVRRGMFVASEPVVARLREVKDVDEISKIRKTASLGGQLFDGMLEYLRPGLKEMEVAAELEYRARLAGAEAMSFETIVASGERSALPHGRASLAKLPKRGFVTMDFGVVLDGYMSDMTRTVHLGRAVNGEQDVYHAVLEAQVAAVAAVAPGVTAGEVDEAARSVLRRAGLDTFFTHSTGHGVGLEIHEGPRLAAKQTQPLKAGMVITIEPGVYIPGRFGLRIEDMVLVTPAGGEVLTPSVKAWIEL, encoded by the coding sequence ATGAACTTCGGAGCACGGAAGAGAAGGACGGCTGCGGCGACTAAGGCCGCCGGACTGGATGGGATATTGATCACTCATCTGCCGGATGTGCGTTATCTCTGCGGTTTTACAGGGTCGAATGCCGCCCTGGCCATGGCGGGAGGCACCGCAGTCCTGTTTACCGATGGCCGTTACACAGCCCAGGCAAAGGCCGAGGCCGTAGGCACCCGCGTGGTGATTGCGAATAAGCCTGTCGTCGCCGCAGCCTGCGAGTGGCTGGTGGAGAAGTCGGTGAAACGGTGCGGCTTCGATGCGTTGCATACGACGGTTGCCGCACTTGAAAGCATGCACAAGGCGGTTCCGACGAAGGTGCGCCGGGGGATGTTTGTGGCGTCGGAGCCGGTGGTTGCGCGTCTGCGCGAGGTGAAGGACGTCGACGAAATCAGCAAGATCAGGAAGACAGCTTCGCTTGGCGGCCAGCTCTTCGACGGGATGCTGGAGTACCTGCGTCCGGGGTTGAAGGAGATGGAGGTTGCTGCCGAGCTGGAGTATCGCGCTCGTCTGGCTGGAGCAGAAGCCATGTCGTTTGAGACGATTGTGGCCAGTGGTGAACGTAGCGCTTTACCCCATGGCCGGGCCAGCCTGGCGAAATTGCCAAAGCGCGGTTTCGTTACGATGGACTTCGGCGTGGTGCTGGACGGCTACATGAGCGACATGACCCGCACAGTACATCTCGGACGCGCGGTGAACGGAGAGCAGGACGTGTATCATGCGGTTCTGGAAGCGCAGGTGGCGGCAGTAGCCGCGGTTGCGCCGGGAGTGACTGCAGGCGAAGTCGATGAGGCAGCGCGAAGTGTGCTGCGACGGGCGGGGTTGGATACGTTTTTTACCCACTCGACGGGGCACGGAGTTGGATTGGAGATTCATGAAGGCCCGCGGCTGGCTGCGAAGCAGACTCAGCCATTGAAGGCGGGGATGGTGATCACGATCGAGCCGGGGGTATATATACCGGGCCGGTTCGGTTTGCGGATCGAGGATATGGTTCTGGTGACGCCGGCGGGCGGCGAGGTGCTGACGCCGAGCGTGAAGGCCTGGATCGAGTTGTAG
- a CDS encoding 6-phosphofructokinase, which yields MRIGMLTGGGDCPGLNAVIRAVVRKGILHYGDEFVGFMEGWRGVIDDVTMPLNMETTSGILQKGGTILRSSRTNVKKIPGGFEKCLEVIAKHKLDALIALGGDDTQSISLALSERGVKCVGVPKTIDNDLSGTDACFGFDTAVTIATEAVDRLHSTAEAHNRVLVVEVMGRDAGWIAITSGIAGGADAILVPEVPIDIDEVCRLLKYRHDHGKKFGIVVVAEGAKFPEGGQATHGASVDSFGHVRLSGIGQQLAEEIEKRTKYETRSVNLGHTQRGGTPSAYDRMLASRYGVKAIDLVHQGKFGRLVVLKGTEISDIPLADAIAKTRTVGQDLLDVMTSLQPPKNAV from the coding sequence ATGCGCATTGGGATGTTGACTGGTGGTGGCGATTGCCCGGGGCTGAATGCTGTCATTCGTGCAGTCGTGCGTAAGGGAATTCTGCACTACGGCGACGAGTTTGTCGGCTTTATGGAAGGCTGGCGCGGCGTGATTGACGACGTGACGATGCCGCTCAACATGGAGACGACGTCGGGGATTCTGCAGAAGGGCGGCACGATCCTGCGTTCTTCGAGAACGAATGTGAAGAAGATTCCTGGCGGGTTCGAGAAGTGCCTTGAAGTGATTGCCAAGCACAAGCTGGATGCGCTGATCGCTCTGGGCGGAGACGATACGCAGTCGATCTCACTGGCGCTGAGCGAGCGTGGAGTGAAGTGCGTTGGCGTGCCGAAGACGATCGACAACGACCTGAGCGGTACGGATGCCTGCTTCGGTTTCGATACGGCGGTGACGATTGCGACGGAGGCGGTGGACAGGCTGCACTCGACGGCGGAGGCGCACAATCGCGTGCTGGTGGTTGAGGTGATGGGACGCGATGCGGGCTGGATCGCGATTACGTCGGGCATTGCAGGCGGCGCGGATGCGATTCTAGTGCCCGAGGTGCCGATCGATATCGACGAAGTGTGCCGTCTGTTGAAGTACCGGCACGATCATGGCAAGAAGTTTGGCATCGTGGTGGTGGCCGAGGGAGCGAAGTTCCCCGAAGGCGGGCAGGCGACCCATGGAGCTTCGGTCGATTCGTTTGGCCATGTGCGGTTGAGTGGCATTGGACAGCAACTGGCCGAGGAGATCGAGAAGCGGACAAAGTATGAGACGCGCAGCGTGAACCTGGGCCATACGCAGCGGGGCGGAACGCCTTCGGCATACGACCGCATGCTGGCTTCGCGCTATGGCGTGAAGGCGATCGATCTGGTGCACCAGGGTAAGTTCGGACGCCTGGTTGTGCTGAAGGGGACGGAGATCTCGGACATTCCGCTGGCCGACGCGATTGCGAAGACGCGCACGGTCGGACAGGACCTGCTGGATGTAATGACGAGCCTGCAGCCTCCGAAGAATGCTGTTTAG
- a CDS encoding helix-turn-helix domain-containing protein, whose product MAPIAQAAPREVMDIRQASEYLGISGDTLYRYASEGFIPAFKLGNRWRFKKSLLDAWMDEKSGVVPQQAPVAPKQKKPAGRAR is encoded by the coding sequence ATGGCACCGATAGCGCAGGCTGCACCACGCGAGGTGATGGATATCCGGCAGGCGTCGGAGTATCTCGGCATCAGCGGTGACACCTTGTACCGGTATGCGTCGGAGGGCTTTATTCCGGCGTTCAAGCTGGGGAATCGCTGGCGCTTCAAGAAGTCGTTGCTGGATGCCTGGATGGATGAGAAGAGCGGAGTCGTGCCGCAGCAGGCGCCGGTTGCTCCCAAGCAAAAAAAGCCTGCAGGTCGCGCTCGTTAG
- a CDS encoding acyltransferase family protein produces MESEAMTGEGVAVEQAVVSTAQSGRRLHELDSIRGLAAVAVAFYHFFLGWLGFGLPTGWRSTALKAMYPLYAGPEAVRLFFVLSGIVLALSYGRGQSYGVFIGRRITRIYGPYLVALALTVMGASIWHGHIDHSALRDCCWSEPVSRRLVVQHILFLGDYDFGQLNPVFWSLVHEMRISIIFPLLYVAVSRLSNRGALALAAGCTLVSMTIMRFFMAWITPIAPMSLAMTVHYIAFFILGILVARNLSSIGEWYLGQGKGTRWALVLVSFVVYNFTALAANALLGPHTKLLIGVSDWGTALGALGLIVTVLFSVRVNTIFRSAVPVFLGRISYSLYLIHIPVLLTLAFTLQKRFALSASMLLPLYSVTALVGAYLFCVAVEEPFTRLGRRLKDNRSSS; encoded by the coding sequence ATGGAGTCCGAAGCGATGACAGGGGAAGGCGTTGCGGTTGAACAGGCCGTGGTTTCGACGGCACAGTCGGGCCGCAGGCTGCACGAGTTGGACTCGATACGTGGGTTGGCTGCAGTTGCCGTAGCGTTCTATCACTTCTTTTTAGGCTGGCTGGGGTTTGGCCTGCCGACGGGATGGCGCAGTACCGCGTTGAAAGCGATGTATCCGCTTTACGCAGGGCCTGAGGCGGTACGCCTGTTCTTTGTGCTCAGCGGCATCGTGCTGGCTCTGTCTTACGGCCGGGGACAGAGCTACGGTGTGTTTATCGGGCGACGGATCACGAGAATCTATGGTCCGTATCTTGTTGCTCTTGCGCTGACGGTGATGGGAGCGAGCATCTGGCATGGGCATATCGACCATAGCGCGCTGAGGGATTGTTGCTGGTCGGAGCCGGTGAGCCGCAGGCTGGTCGTCCAGCACATCCTGTTTCTCGGTGATTACGATTTCGGCCAGCTGAATCCTGTCTTCTGGTCGCTGGTGCACGAGATGCGAATCTCGATCATTTTTCCGCTGCTGTATGTTGCCGTCAGCAGGCTCTCGAATCGGGGTGCTCTGGCGTTGGCGGCGGGGTGCACGCTTGTGTCGATGACGATTATGCGATTCTTCATGGCATGGATCACTCCGATTGCTCCGATGAGTCTTGCGATGACGGTGCACTATATTGCCTTCTTCATTCTGGGGATTCTGGTTGCGCGGAATCTTTCGAGTATTGGAGAGTGGTATCTGGGGCAGGGGAAAGGCACGCGCTGGGCGCTGGTGCTGGTGTCGTTTGTCGTCTATAACTTCACGGCGCTGGCGGCGAATGCTTTATTGGGGCCGCATACGAAGCTGCTGATCGGAGTGAGCGATTGGGGCACGGCGCTGGGGGCACTGGGGCTGATCGTCACCGTGTTGTTTTCTGTACGGGTGAATACGATCTTTCGTTCTGCCGTGCCCGTCTTTCTGGGAAGAATCTCGTACAGCCTCTATCTGATTCATATTCCCGTACTGCTAACGCTGGCCTTCACACTGCAAAAACGGTTCGCACTGAGTGCTTCGATGCTGTTGCCGCTTTACTCCGTGACGGCTCTTGTGGGGGCTTACCTGTTTTGCGTTGCGGTGGAAGAGCCGTTTACCCGGCTTGGCCGCAGACTGAAAGATAACCGTAGTTCTTCTTGA
- the accB gene encoding acetyl-CoA carboxylase biotin carboxyl carrier protein, which yields MDGTKMQELRELVEFLKANEIAEFDMEQADLKVRIKFAGEPAAAAGGLDLGQLRQLMASAPAAAVVPAVAAHAAQAAAPAAAEEKLHEVKSPIVGTFYESPAPGAPAFVQVGDQVEVGQVLCIVEAMKLMNEIESDVAGEVVKRIGVTGQPVEYGQPLFAIRPR from the coding sequence ATGGACGGAACAAAGATGCAAGAGCTGCGCGAACTGGTCGAATTCCTGAAGGCGAATGAGATCGCCGAGTTCGACATGGAACAGGCTGACCTGAAGGTCAGGATCAAGTTTGCGGGTGAACCTGCTGCCGCAGCGGGCGGACTCGACCTGGGGCAACTGCGGCAGCTGATGGCTTCGGCTCCTGCAGCCGCTGTTGTCCCAGCGGTTGCAGCGCATGCTGCACAGGCGGCGGCTCCGGCTGCTGCGGAGGAGAAGCTGCATGAGGTGAAGTCGCCGATCGTCGGTACGTTCTACGAGTCCCCGGCACCGGGCGCTCCTGCATTCGTGCAGGTAGGTGACCAGGTCGAGGTAGGCCAGGTGCTTTGCATCGTCGAAGCGATGAAGCTGATGAACGAGATTGAGTCCGACGTTGCCGGTGAGGTCGTGAAGCGTATTGGCGTCACGGGCCAGCCGGTGGAGTATGGCCAGCCGTTGTTTGCAATTCGGCCGCGGTAA
- a CDS encoding metallophosphoesterase has translation MSLPQSGSSSPRLTRRSFIVGSGVTAAGLALYSGVIARHAIQQVDTTIHIANLPSAFHGFRIVQLSDIHLDEFTEPLFLEHVVHRINALQPDLVLVTGDFITRGSLTFISDTHAAHRCAEILSTLKAPQTYTILGNHDVAVSSTLVTSALNSFKIPVLINRAVPIERAGSRIWLCGTDDAGGGHPDLDLTLPQQPDGPVILMVHEPDYADTVIQHPRGKLVDLMLSGHSHGGQIRIPFYGPLILPPLGQKYVQGHFRFGAMQLYVNRGIGAVGLPFRFDCPPEITVHTLQPA, from the coding sequence ATGTCTCTTCCCCAGAGCGGCTCCTCGTCGCCCAGGCTAACTCGACGCTCGTTTATCGTTGGTTCCGGCGTCACGGCGGCTGGCCTTGCACTCTACTCCGGCGTGATTGCCCGCCACGCTATCCAGCAGGTCGACACCACGATCCACATCGCCAACCTGCCGTCTGCCTTTCATGGTTTCCGCATCGTTCAGCTTTCCGACATCCATCTCGATGAGTTCACCGAGCCCCTCTTCCTCGAGCACGTCGTCCACCGCATCAATGCGCTCCAGCCCGATCTCGTCCTCGTGACCGGCGACTTCATCACCCGCGGATCGCTCACCTTTATCTCCGACACCCATGCGGCCCACCGCTGCGCCGAGATTCTCAGCACCCTCAAAGCCCCGCAGACATATACCATCCTCGGCAATCACGATGTCGCGGTCTCCTCCACCCTCGTCACCAGCGCACTCAATTCCTTCAAAATTCCCGTGCTGATCAACCGGGCGGTTCCCATCGAACGTGCTGGCTCGCGCATCTGGCTTTGCGGCACCGACGACGCCGGTGGCGGCCACCCCGACCTGGACCTCACGCTACCCCAGCAGCCCGATGGTCCCGTCATCCTGATGGTTCACGAGCCGGACTACGCCGACACGGTAATCCAGCATCCTCGCGGCAAGCTCGTCGATCTCATGCTCTCCGGCCACTCACACGGCGGCCAGATCCGCATCCCCTTCTATGGCCCGCTTATTCTTCCCCCGCTGGGCCAGAAGTATGTTCAGGGACACTTCCGCTTCGGGGCCATGCAGCTCTACGTCAATCGCGGTATCGGTGCCGTCGGCCTGCCCTTCCGCTTCGACTGTCCGCCGGAGATCACGGTGCACACCCTGCAGCCGGCCTAA